In Burkholderia gladioli, a genomic segment contains:
- a CDS encoding fumarylacetoacetate hydrolase family protein → MKICRFNENCLGLVEGNVVRDVTQALKVLRPADYPFPRYDVLIANLDLIRSAVTELAPRARTVPLSDVALLSPVANPGKIVAAPVNYQKHLKEVLCDPNLHHDNQINHIQRAGLFLKATSSLVGPSEGVALRKLDRRNDHEVELAVIIGKKAANVSKVDALKFVAGYCIGLDITIRGPEERSFRKSPDSYTVLGPWLVTSDELPDPSNLSFSISVNGEIRQRSNTSELILGVSELIEFASSYYTLLPGDVIITGTPEGVASIRPGDSMFAEFEGIGSMEVDVRCSVQEG, encoded by the coding sequence ATGAAGATCTGTCGCTTTAACGAAAATTGTCTCGGCCTCGTTGAAGGCAATGTAGTTCGGGACGTGACGCAAGCACTCAAAGTGCTACGTCCGGCTGACTATCCTTTTCCCCGGTATGACGTACTGATCGCTAATCTCGATCTGATCCGCAGCGCTGTGACGGAACTGGCGCCGCGCGCACGTACTGTTCCACTATCGGATGTGGCCCTTCTCAGCCCCGTCGCGAATCCTGGAAAGATTGTGGCCGCACCAGTAAATTACCAGAAGCATCTCAAGGAGGTTCTCTGCGATCCTAATCTGCATCACGACAATCAGATCAATCACATCCAACGCGCCGGTCTCTTTCTTAAGGCGACGAGTTCGCTCGTTGGCCCGTCTGAAGGGGTTGCGCTTCGAAAGCTTGACCGTCGTAACGACCATGAGGTGGAACTCGCCGTCATCATTGGCAAGAAAGCAGCCAACGTGTCCAAGGTCGATGCACTCAAATTCGTTGCGGGGTATTGCATCGGTCTCGATATCACGATCCGCGGACCGGAAGAGCGAAGTTTCCGGAAGTCTCCGGACTCTTATACTGTGCTAGGGCCGTGGCTTGTGACGAGCGACGAACTTCCAGACCCGAGCAATCTCAGCTTCTCCATTTCCGTCAATGGTGAGATTCGTCAGCGGTCCAACACAAGTGAACTGATTCTTGGTGTTAGCGAACTGATCGAATTTGCTTCCTCTTATTACACTTTGCTACCCGGTGACGTGATCATCACCGGGACACCAGAAGGCGTTGCATCGATCCGGCCGGGCGACTCCATGTTTGCAGAATTCGAGGGGATCGGCTCGATGGAAGTCGATGTGCGATGCAG